The Rhizoctonia solani chromosome 14, complete sequence genome has a segment encoding these proteins:
- a CDS encoding Cytochrome C — MQRCSACHAIESGQQSPERAAPNLRAIYGSSIKRMTINAQTQEVRRETVHWDDKKLDDYLKNPKMNQAGKTIVFEPVTKDQDRADLIAYLKSVKGKS; from the exons ATGCAAAGGTGTTCGGCCTGTCATGCCATTGAGTCGGGACAACAAAGTCCAGAACGCGCAGCACCTAATTTGCGTG CCATATACGGTAGTTCTATCAAAAGAATGACTATTAATGCCCAAACACAAGAAGTTCGGAGGGAAACTGTACATTGGGACGATAAAAAGCTTGATGATTATCTCAAAAATCCGAAAATGAACCAGGCAGGCAAGACTATTGTGTTCGAGCCTGTCACTAAGGATCAAGACCGAGCTGACTTGATCGCTTACCTTAAGAGCGTGAAGGGGAAGAGCTAG
- a CDS encoding superoxide dismutase, Fe-Mn family, translating into MSNVTLPDLPYAYNALEPYISEEIMTLHHKKHHQTYVNGYNTAVESLNKLVQDPSAARQQIALQSAIKFNGGGHINHSLFWKNLAPAGKTGLGADGKLETPLLAKAIDDNWKEKEGGFEAFKKEFNAAALGIQGSGWAWLVFNTTKERLEITTTANQDPVLPPYVPLFGVDMWEHAFYLQYKNVKPDYLTAIWNVINFHEAEKRLKEASSAKL; encoded by the exons ATGTCGAATGTCACG CTACCCGATCTCCCCTATGCATACAATGCGCTCGAGCCGTATATCTCCGAGGAGATCATGACTCTTCATCACAAAAAGCACCATCAGACCTATGTCAATGGATATAACACA GCAGTAGAGAGCCTGAACAAACTCGTTCAAGATCCTAGCGCTGCTCGCCAACAGATCGCTCTCCAATCCGCAATCAAGTTCAACGGAGGTGGACACATCAACCACTCTTTGTTCTGGAAGAACCTCGCTCCTGCAGGAAAGACCGGACTTGGCGCTGACGGGAAGCTGGAAACCCCTCTTCTCGCGAAGGCAATCGACGA CAACTGGAAGGAAAAAGAGGGTGGCTTCGAGGCTTTCAAAAAAGAGTTCAATGCCGCTGCTCTCGGAATTCAAGGTTCTGGCTGGGCTTGGCTTGTTTTCAACACCACTAAGGAACGTCTGGAGATCACCACGACCGCTAATCAAGATCCCGTTCTTC CTCCTTATGTTCCTCTTTTCGGTGTCGACATGTGGGAGCACGCCTTCTATCTCCAATACAAGAATGTCAAGCCTGAC TACCTCACCGCCATCTGGAACGTGATTAACTTTCACGAGGCCGAGAAGCGTCTTAAGGAGGCTTCCTCTGCTAAGCTCTAG
- a CDS encoding Vegetative incompatibility protein HET-E-1 has translation MASPQDTSEHRKGFQPQLLGPFNISSSLSRLPESNLDSPSTTVVEPTAGTGAEALMTDSHVTPNSSPNPRPLISLECGISATKKDSSFELVNSWAKERVTSQINQVSINSPPEPFPEPFKASIMPEHVSAGDRPFNSSIAPEQSRNTTWNALWMVTQNRPDFESFAAELNSLIRSLRQQIEESPSMPITSSMARLAMDIEQRATDIKKRHGHKFGSDIKAESIDKEELIRDCRKFRSHFQQLQTNMTMGIWGIANEHSLKTTLKDINPSSQASYDSSLSAEISRRGCTEGTRIGVLEGLDHWLSDSTSSSIYWMNGMAGTGKTTIASTFCERVDRRKLLVGSFFCTRSLAECKSVARIIPTIAYQLAHFSTPFQSALYKILGDNPGAASKNVKTQFEKLLHEPLQQTRDSMPDNLVVVIDALDECEDRNGVELILDTLFCYAGQVPLKFLVTSRPEQDIYDKMSANAHCRDILHLHEIEKSLVRTDIELYLAEELARLSPSRSEIEQLAQRSGTLFIYAATLVRYISGKRSRDARRRLLSVLDITSEPLKKQTHQIDALYTAVLNSALSEDGLEDKLEDIRLVLWTVLLAQEPIGLETIANLAGIGSRRRVAQALPSLRSVLHQSERTELVSTLHASFPEFMLDSERSKKHFCNSLEHSQYLAWRCFAIMKEQLRFNICGLASSLVPDAKIEDLQQRIESNIPVTLAELSLGVDGLLKVQKWLVHYVTESSSELILFVDDARSFVTAFAVNPPSRSTPHIYVSSLPFCPRSNSVYKHYWERTRGLLELKGSLMERREASPLSIWTYSSEIQSLAISPDGTRVAIGCLDRTVSILSAYDGTIFVGPLEGHANVITSVAFSPDGGLVASASLGTFRVWNAYNGTLIAGPFVGHMRHVNSVSFSPDGRRVVTGGHDCTIRVWDIYKKSIALGPLTGEDSREGYMLCVTFSPDGTLFASASADGIIQLWNSDNGRLAAPPFKGHTGRVECLVFTPDGTRLVSSSNDNTIRVWNIAEESIVNISFEFCETGVNTLAISPDGTRIVVGSNDRAIRVWNVDSGKLVAGPFFGHSDIIKSVAYSLDGTQVFSGSSDKTIHVWNVRDGRLPPPLLPPQSAVVAIRSMTFCPDNTHVLSSDVRGVIRIWNVFDGSFVTSPSEGHFFPTPLSLLSSDGAHIASTCKGGKIQVTNTSDGSLAAGPFGVERASLSAFWFSHSNQAIIMGCGDGTIKVYDMRSGRSEIGSFKGHSRGVSSLTESFDCSRLVSYSDYENIFRVWNIGTPALSLEPLTDTAINTTSPDSYALVYDGWNINKDGWMVNRNQDLLFWLPPDVASAWCSPYAELVVTQSGILQVPKQKPIVGYQWERCYISK, from the exons ATGGCATCCCCCCAAGACACTTCGGAACACAGAAAAGGATTTCAGCCGCAACTACTAGGGCCTTTTAATATATCATCGTCTCTCTCGCGACTACCCGAGTCCAATCTTGATTCACCATCGACAACAGTGGTCGAGCCTACCGCAGGCACCGGTGCTGAAGCGCTCATGACCGACAGCCATGTAACCCCCAACTCCTCACCAAACCCCAGGCCCCTTATATCCCTTGAGTGTGGGATTTCGGCGACCAAGAAGGACTCAAGCTTCGAACTCGTCAATTCCTGGGCTAAAGAAAGAGTCACTTCACAGATTAATCAAGTATCCATCAACTCTCCTCCAGAGCCTTTCCCTGAGCCCTTTAAAGCCTCGATTATGCCGGAGCATGTATCTGCAGGAGACCGGCCTTTTAATTCAAGTATTGCTCCAGAGCAAAGTCGTAATACAACCTGGAATGCGCTCTGG ATGGTTACACAAAACCGCCCAGACTTTGAGAGCTTTGCTGCCGAACTGAACTCATTGATTCGATCACTGAGGCAGCAAATCGAAGAGTCGCCTTCGATGCCAATAACCAGCTCTATGGCCAGGTTAGCTAT GGATATCGAACAGCGAGCTACCGATATCAAAAAGAGGCATGGCCATAAATTCGGAAGCGACATAAAAGCAGAAAGCATAGACAAGGAAGAATTAATTAGAGACTGCCGAAAATTCAGGTCCCATTTTCAACAGCTACAG ACTAACATGACTATGGGTATATGGGGCATCGCGAACGAGCATTCGCTG AAAACAACGCTGAAAGATATCAATCCCTCCAGCCAGGCCAGCTATGATTCAAGCCTTTCTGCAGAGATTAGCCGAAGAGGGTGCACCGAAGGGACGCGTATAGGAGTACTCGAAGGCCTCGACCACTGGCTGTCTGACTCAACATCTTCATCTATCTACTGGATGAATGGCATGGCTGGGACAGGAAAGACCACCATTGCATCTACCTTTTGCGAACGGGTTGACCGCCGCAAGCTCCTCGTCGGCAGTTTCTTTTGTACTCGCAGCCTTGCCGAATGCAAGAGTGTGGCTCGAATCATCCCAACCATCGCGTATCAACTGGCCCACTTTTCAACTCCTTTTCAATCTGCACTATACAAAATACTCGGAGATAATCCAGGAGCTGCATCGAAGAACGTGAAAACGCAGTTCGAAAAGCTATTGCATGAGCCACTACAACAAACGAGAGACTCAATGCCGGATAACCTGGTTGTGGTCATCGATGCGCTGGATGAATGTGAAGATCGAAACGGGGTTGAGCTAATACTTGATACCTTATTTTGCTATGCAGGCCAAGTGCCACTTAAATTCTTGGTCACGAGTCGACCCGAACAGGACATTTATGACAAGATGTCAGCAAACGCCCATTGTAGGGATATCCTTCATTTGCACGAGATCGAGAAGTCTCTGGTACGGACGGACATCGAGCTATACCTAGCGGAAGAACTAGCCCGCTTATCTCCTAGCCGCTCAGAAATTGAACAGCTCGCACAGCGCTCTGGAACCTTGTTCATCTATGCGGCTACTCTAGTCAGGTATATATCTGGCAAGCGCTCGAGGGATGCACGCAGACGATTGCTATCAGTACTCGATATTACGTCCGAACCTCTAAAGAAGCAAACTCACCAGATCGACGCGTTATATACCGCCGTTTTGAACTCAGCCCTGAGTGAAGATGGTCTAGAAGACAAACTTGAAGATATTCGATTGGTACTATGGACCGTTCTGCTCGCTCAGGAACCAATTGGTTTGGAGACTATCGCAAATCTAGCAGGAATCGGCAGCAGAAGGCGTGTTGCACAAGCCCTGCCGTCACTACGATCCGTACTTCACCAGTCGGAGAGAACCGAACTCGTATCTACACTTCATGCATCATTCCCCGAATTCATGCTCGATTCCGAGCGGTCAAAGAAGCATTTTTGCAACTCTCTGGAGCACAGTCAATACTTGGCATGGAGGTGTTTTGCAATTATGAAGGAGCAGCTGCGATTCAATATATGCGGCCTGGCTTCCTCGCTTGTACCTGATGCGAAAATTGAAGACTTACAGCAGCGAATCGAATCAAACATCCCAGTCACACTTGC GGAATTGTCGCTCGGTGTAGACGGGCTGCTAAAAGTACAAAAGTGGCTGGTG CACTACGTTACCGAATCTTCTTCCGAACTTATACTTTTTGTTGACGATGCACGCAGCTTTGTAACAGCATTCGCCGTGAACCCTCCATCACGGTCCACGCCTCATATATATGTCTCGTCACTACCATTCTGTCCTCGATCAAACTCAGTCTATAAACACTACTGGGAACGAACACGGGGCCTACTGGAGCTGAAAGGAAGTTTGATGGAGCGTAGAGAGGCCTCACCATTATCAATTTGGACTTATTCATCGGAGATACAATCACTTGCGATATCACCAGATGGCACTCGGGTCGCGATCGGGTGTCTTGATAGAACGGTCAGCATACTATCCGCCTATGATGGGACAATTTTTGTCGGACCTTTAGAGGGTCATGCCAACGTTATCACATCAGTCGcgttctcgcctgatggaGGACTTGTTGCCTCGGCGTCCCTGGGTACCTTCCGAGTTTGGAACGCATACAATGGTACTCTTATCGCCGGCCCATTTGTGGGACATATGCGCCATGTCAACTCGGTTTCTTTCTCCCCAGATGGCAGAAGAGTAGTTACTGGTGGTCATGACTGTACCATCCGAGTATGGGACATATACAAAAAAAGCATTGCACTTGGCCCATTGACGGGAGAAGATAGCCGCGAAGGTTATATGCTCTGTGTCACGTTCTCGCCCGACGGCACTCTCTTTGCCTCAGCTTCCGCCGATGGGATTATTCAACTATGGAATTCGGATAACGGTCGTCTTGCCGCACCCCCGTTCAAAGGCCATACTGGCCGGGTTGAGTGTCTAGTCTTTACTCCGGATGGGACTCGGCTCGTTAGTAGTTCCAACGATAATACTATCCGAGTCTGGAACATTGCAGAAGAATCGATCGTCAATATCTCCTTTGAGTTTTGTGAGACTGGTGTTAACACGCTAGCCATATCGCCTGACGGAACACGTATTGTTGTTGGATCTAATGACCGCGCTATTCGAGTCTGGAATGTTGATAGTGGAAAACTCGTAGCAGGTCCATTCTTCGGGCATTCTGATATTATCAAGTCAGTGGCTTACTCACTCGACGGCACTCAAGTTTTCTCAGGCTCCTCAGACAAGACCATTCATGTATGGAACGTACGGGATGGCAGGCTTCCTCCCCCTCTCCTCCCACCACAGAGCGCTGTGGTAGCCATAAGATCCATGACGTTCTGTCCCGATAACACACATGTACTTTCCAGCGATGTACGCGGCGTCATTAGAATATGGAACGTATTCGATGGCTCGTTTGTCACGTCTCCATCCGAGGGGCACTTCTTTCCTACACCATTATCCCTCCTATCCTCAGACGGCGCTCATATTGCCAGTACGTGTAAAGGTGGAAAGATACAAGTTACGAACACATCGGATGGATCTCTGGCTGCAGGCCCATTTGGAGTCGAGCGCGCTTCACTTTCAGCTTTCTGGTTTTCTCATAGTAACCAGGCCATTATAATGGGATGTGGGGATGGAACAATCAAAGTTTACGATATGCGGAGCGGAAGGTCTGAGATAGGCTCTTTCAAAGGCCACTCGAGAGGCGTTAGTTCGCTCACAGAATCCTTTGATTGCTCCCGGCTTGTTTCCTACTCCGATTACGAGAACATATTTCGAGTATGGAACATCGGTACTCCTGCGCTCAGTCTTGAACCTCTTACAGATACGGCAATTAACACTACGTCTCCAGACAGCTATGCTTTGGTCTATGATGGATGGAATATCAATAAAGATGGATGGATGGTAAACAGGAACCAAGATCTTTTGTTCTGGCTGCCGCCTGATGTTGCTTCTGCATGGTGCTCGCCTTATGCAGAACTCGTCGTTACACAGTCTGGGATACTCCAAGTTCCAAAACAGAAGCCAATTGTTGGATATCAATGGGAAAGATGCTACATTTCTAAATGA
- a CDS encoding histidine phosphatase family containing protein, protein MLPSKVVLSLLLGARSIGATPFNPLQWLGANGQWYPGPDISDVSQEPPEGCIVDQVAIVSRHGSRYPDPGAYNEWLALEAKVKNGSFSGPLEFLNDWHPVLTHPPDQIAQLSVTGYLETYALGTQTRLRYPHLYADNTPFVVWANNAQRTTDSARLFARGFGGPNATTLGTVYVTAIWDNIYLPPILKRLQKYIKGVNITTSDISIMPYLCGFETQITGKLSPFCDIFMESEFKQYEYRQDLRYYYGTGPGTDLPSTLMLPYLNATATLFLNGPEYNYSTGFTPPPIIVSYTHDNQLNEIATAIGVFNTTGPLPPNKIQNNRLFISSRINPMAGRIAFERMTCTSKKPGIYVRIRVNDAVYPMSECQSGPGKTCPLAQFGQVIKAKVDKAGDFMTRPFPKGRPPSFGTPSYPGSPQFNLDDFPIAPATITQNVADGTGTDQSPRHNTALIRSPYFENSKTPRRRRSVRSDGEETEEDKRANTQLKRRRLILRGVTPDEFSFPSSPEELSRALRAIKPTLIQESVCDDPWKIIIATTLLNKTKGKAAVPVFWELIERWPTPTALAQVAAPSLTKLLRPLGTQSIRTSRLMRLSNAYVMHPPNLPSPPAPTSRTTKFYPGTTKEYRAIQQTSPIAHLPFVGPYAIDSFRIFSPALSGGGAGARVEEQLGRIACLAELGQSSRSEDDFDETPDWYNPSSLCSPDDEGEEWRNVWPEDKQLRRYLVWRWAIDGVEYNPEARIRRPADWSHLNRLIRG, encoded by the exons ATGTTGCCTTCAAAGGTGGTGTTAAGTCTGCTACTAGGGGCCCGCTCTATTGGTGCTACACCTTTTAACCCTCTCCAATGGCTGGGAGCGAATGGACAATGGTATCCAG GCCCGGATATTTCGGATGTTTCTCAGGAGCCCCCAGAGGGTTGCATAGTGGACCAAGTTGCTATTGTTTCTCGCCATGGGTCTCGCTACCCTGACCCAGGAGCTTACAATGAATGGCTCGCGCTCGAAGCCAAG GTTAAAAACGGATCATTTTCTGGGCCACTTGAGTTCTTAAATGATTGGCACCCCGTCTTGACCCACCCGCCCGACCAAATTGCACAACTCAGTGTTACAGGCTACCTAGAAACTTATGCTCTGGGTACCCAAACGCGTCTACGATATCCTCACCTTTACGCAGATAATACTCCATTCGTTGTCTGGGCCAATAATGCTCAGCGTACGACCGATTCGGCACGCCTGTTTGCCCGGGGATTTGGCGGCCCAAACGCGACGACACTTGGCACGGTGTATGTG ACTGCTATTTGGGACAATATCTATCTTCCACCCATTTTGAAACGCCTACAGAAATACATCAAAGGTGTAAATATCACTACCTCGGACATATCCATTATGCC GTACTTATGCGGGTTTGAGACTCAAATCACGGGAAAACTCAGCCCATTCTGTGATATTTTTATGGAATCAGAATTCAAGCAATACGAGTATCGCCAGGACTTGAGGTACTACTACGGGACTG GCCCAGGAACAGACCTACCAAGTACATTAATGCTCCCGTATTTGAATGCGACAGCGACTTTGTTCCTAAATGGACCTGAGTACAATTATTCAACTGGCTTCACGCCTCCACCGATAATCGTATCCTACACTCACGA TAATCAGCTCAACGAAATAGCCACCGCTATTGGAGTATTCAACACTACTGGACCCCTTCCACCTAATAAAATTCAAAATAACCGTCTCTTCATTTCGTCTCGCATCAATCCAATGGCCGGACGTATTGCGTTCGAACGCATGACTTGCACCTCTAAGAAACCCGGCATTTACGTGCGTATCCGGGTGAATGATGCAGTTTATCCTATGAGTGAATGCCAGAGCGGGCCGGGAAAAACGTGCCCGCTAGCCCAATTTGGACAAGTTATCAAAGCGAAGGTGGATAAAGCGGGTGACTTTATGACCCG ACCATTTCCGAAGGGCAGACCACCATCTTTTGGGACACCAAGCTACCCTGGATCACCACAGTTCAACCTTGATGATTTCCCGATCGCGCCTGCCACAATCAC ACAAAACGTAGCAGACGGTACGGGTACTGACCAGAGTCCAAGGCATAACACAGCATTGATTCGTT CGCCATATTTTGAGAATTCCAAGACTCCACGTCGACGGCGCTCCGTTAGATCCGATGGAGAGGAAACAGAGGAGGATAAGAGGGCGAATACCCAACTAAAAAGGCGACGTTTAATCCTTCGAGGGGTTACGCCTGATGAGTTCTCATTCCCTTCATCTCCAGAGGAGCTATCGCGGGCTCTTAGAGCAATCAAGCCTACTCTCATACAAG AGAGTGTTTGTGACGATCCTTGGAAAATTATTATCGCCACGACCCTGTTGAATAAAACCAAGGGAAAAGCAGCTGTCCCTGTCTTTTGGGAGTTGATCGAGCGTTGGCCGACGCCCACCGCACTTGCTCAAG TCGCTGCACCAAGTCTCACCAAGTTACTTCGCCCCCTTGGAACACAGTCCATAAGAACGTCTCGCCTCATGCGGTTATCAAACGCATATGTCATGCATCCACCTAACTTGCCGTCACCACCAGCACCAACAAGTAGAACTACAAAATTTTACCCTGGT ACGACCAAAGAATACCGCGCAATACAACAAACATCCCCAATCGCCCATTTACCCTTCGTAGGTCCATATGCAATTGATTCGTTTCGTATTTTTAGCCCGGCATTGAGTGGCGGAGGTGCTGGCGCTCGAGTCGAGGAACAGCTTGGGCGTATAGCCTGCCTAGCTGAACTAGGGCAAAGCTCTCGTAGTGAGGACGATTTTGACGAGACGCCGGATTGGTATAATCCTAGTTCTCTCTGCTCTCCAGACGATGAGGGTGAGGAATGGCGTAATGTGTGGCCTGAAGATAAACAACTAAGGCGATATTTA GTATGGCGCTGGGCTATTGATGGAGTGGAGTACAACCCAGAAGCTCGTATTCGTCGTCCAGCAGATTGGTCACACCTCAACAGGCTTATTCGAGGGTAG
- a CDS encoding peptidyl-prolyl cis-trans isomerase, cyclophilin-type protein: MTRTERAAYPRAINKDRSEPRNGMDKSMKKGGAAGGWGTIDDEIAVGQDDYEREEGRDEVADDLTNSTISGKSPEIPRRSSISMTDEERRDAKDFRAHALKDGETDLAAIARTSSAASTSPRAPVLPVLSNPNHCDFTAGNGTGGESIYGEKFDDEAFPVNHTKPFLLSMANAGPNTNGSQFFVTTVPTPHLDQKHVVFGEGLKIVRQIENSPTSSGDAPVAPCVITKCGELTSDDELQLANEVPSDGDKYEDYPEDDDSDVQTNTQRALEIAKEIKEVGTRLHKEGKLELALDKYQKAIRYLDVHPVMPQDAPPHTREEFTALLTPLLLNSALAAIKVNKASVALAATTRALALQPEIAANDKGKAYYRRALAHSLQHDEDEAEADLKEALNIVPGDEAIKNELAKLQQRKKEKREKEKKAFKGLFS, translated from the exons ATGACTCGTACGGAACGTGCTGCGTACCCTCGTGCTATCAACAAGGACCG CTCTGAACCCCGTAATGGAATGGACAAGTCCATGAAAAAGGGCGGTGCGGCTGGCGGCTGGGGGACAATCGACGACGAGATTGCCGTTGGCCAG GACGACTATGAGCGAGAGGAAGGCCGTGACGAAGTTGCAGATGATCTCACAAACAGCACTATTTCGGGCAAA AGTCCGGAAATACCACGTCGTTCATCGATCTCGATGACTGATGAAGAGAGGCGAGATGCCAAGGACTTTAGAGCCCATGCTCTCAAGGATGGAG AAACGGATCTGGCGGCCATCGCACGCACTTCGAGCGCTGCATCGACTTCTCCCCGTGCGCCTGTGCTCCCAGTGTTGTCCAACCCCAACCATT GCGACTTTACTGCCGGAAACGGAACAGGGGGCGAATCCATCTATGGCGAAAAATTCGACGATGAGGCCTTCCCCGTAAACCACACCAAACCGTTTTTGCTCTCCATGGCCAACGCAGGTCCCAACACCAACGGATCCCAGTTCTTCGTCACGACGGTCCCCACTCCCCACCTGGATCAAAAGCACGTCGTCTTTGGAGAG GGTTTAAAAATAGTCAGGCAAATCGAGAATTCCCCCACGAGCTCGGGTGATGCGCCTGTTGCCCCGTGTGTGATTACCAAGTGCGGAGAGCTGACATCCGATGATGAGCTCCAGCTCGCGAACGAGGTCCCATCGGATGGGGACAAGTATGAAGATTATCCCGAGGATGACGATTCGGACGTTCAGACTAATACCCAGAGAGCCTTGGAAATTGCAAAAGAGATTAAAGAAGTTGGAACCAGGTTGCATAAAGAGGGCAAGTTGGAGCTTGCTTTGGACAAGTATCAAA AGGCGATACGGTATCTTGATGTCCATCCCGTCATGCCGCAAGATGCTCCTCCTCATACGCGAGAGGAGTTTACGGCCCTCTTGACCCCGCTCTTGTTGAACTCGGCCTTGGCTGCGATCAAAGTCAACAAGGCCTCTGTCGCGCTCGCTGCTACCACCCGAGCCCTGGCACTCCAACCCGAGATTGCAGCAAACGATAAAG GCAAAGCGTACTACCGCCGCGCGCTTGCCCACTCGCTACAGCATGACGAAGACGAGGCCGAGGCCGATCTCAAAGAGGCTCTCAACATTGTGCCTGGAGACGAAGCGATTAAGAACGAGTTGGCCAAGCTGCAGCAGAGGAAAAAGGAAAAGagagaaaaggaaaagaaggCGTTCAAGGGATTATTCTCGTAG